The DNA region GAATATTATCATGTTGGGGTAAAAAATTTTCAAAATATTCTTTAAGAATGATTTCATAGGCTTTTTTTATAAAATAATCCATATTTTTAGAATGATATAAACTAAAAGCCCCTTGTTTAAGAAAAAATTTCCTACAACTTTGAGTATAAGAATGAAGATTTTTTTTAAAAAGTTCTAATTCCTTGCTTAACAAAACCTAATCCTTGCTTATTATATTATTCTTTATTGATAATCTTAACAAAAATATCTTTTATTTTGGCTTTTTCTATAAACTCTTTTTCAGTAAGCAAAAATTATAATGCTTTATTTAAAAACAATGAAAAGCGAAACATATGGAAATTTTACTTAACAAACTTGAAAATGAAGAAAGATTAAACGAAGAAGAAGCTAATGCTCTTTGGGATTTAGATCTTTTTACCCTAGGCAAGTACGCTCATAAAAAACGCACAAAACTTCATGGGAAAAAAGTATATTTTAATATCAATCGTCACATCAATCCTACTAATATTTGTGCAGATACTTGTAAATTTTGTGCTTTTTCAGCCCACCGTAAAAATCCTAACCCTTATATTATGAGTCATGAAGAAATTATGCAAATTGTTGATCAAACCGTAAAACGTGGAACAAAAGAAGTACATATTGTTTCAGCACATAATAAAAATACTAGCTGGCAGTGGTATTTAGAAATTTTTAAAATGATAAAAGATAAATATCCTTATATGCATGTAAAGGCTATGACTGCTGCTGAAATTGACTTTTTACATAGACATTTTAAAATGAGTTATGAAGAAGTAATAGAAAAAATGATTGAATATGGAGTTGATTCCATGCCTGGAGGAGGAGCTGAAATTTTTGATGAAACCATACGCAAGAAAA from Campylobacter hepaticus includes:
- the mqnE gene encoding aminofutalosine synthase MqnE, yielding MEILLNKLENEERLNEEEANALWDLDLFTLGKYAHKKRTKLHGKKVYFNINRHINPTNICADTCKFCAFSAHRKNPNPYIMSHEEIMQIVDQTVKRGTKEVHIVSAHNKNTSWQWYLEIFKMIKDKYPYMHVKAMTAAEIDFLHRHFKMSYEEVIEKMIEYGVDSMPGGGAEIFDETIRKKICHGKVSSQNWIKIHKLWHEKGRQSNATMLFGHIEERTHRIDHMLRLRALQDQTGGFNAFIPLVWQKNNSFIKSDKTMDSEEILKTIAIARLILDNIKNIKAYWATMTLNLAMVAQEFGANDLDGTIEKESIQSAGGAKSSQGTNLKTFIDMIKTSNLIPVERDSLYNELKIY